The following proteins are encoded in a genomic region of Clostridium kluyveri:
- a CDS encoding helix-turn-helix transcriptional regulator has translation MTREEFIKIVDSKIKLLRNEKNYTQDKMADMLGISKKTLVQIEKGRHSLGWTTAVAACTIFKDSEILQLAFGDDTEDIILTLAFDSYDNKTYEKTLGGHIWWKDIELKGNYKIQQNIISKHYRILNNKNMRICSSFDFDYIQERLKELGK, from the coding sequence ATGACAAGAGAAGAGTTTATAAAAATAGTAGATTCAAAAATCAAGCTTTTAAGAAATGAAAAGAACTATACCCAGGATAAAATGGCAGATATGCTAGGTATATCGAAGAAAACCTTAGTTCAGATAGAAAAAGGACGACATTCTTTAGGATGGACTACTGCTGTTGCTGCATGCACTATCTTTAAAGATAGCGAAATCTTACAACTGGCTTTTGGAGATGATACAGAGGATATTATACTAACTTTAGCTTTTGACAGTTATGATAATAAAACTTACGAAAAAACCTTAGGTGGACATATATGGTGGAAAGATATTGAACTTAAGGGTAACTATAAGATTCAACAGAATATAATATCAAAACACTATAGAATTTTAAATAATAAGAATATGAGAATATGTTCATCTTTTGATTTTGACTATATACAAGAAAGATTAAAGGAACTTGGAAAATAG
- a CDS encoding radical SAM protein, which produces MKHLKVKSFLSLAIFGIKTILFKMEKPILGGIILTDYCNLNCKRCAVNNINKIIYSYRDILEEMNNLYNEGIRILLFYGGETLIWEDHNKTIHDLIKEAKQIGFLIVNIVTNGTIDLDIPYADTIFLSLDGIKESHNFIRGNTFDTILHNVSKATSSNICVYMAVNNVNYKDIEPLCKLVKKTPNLKSISFNFHTPYKGTEWLCLTNHQKVKAVNSIKSMIKEGYPVFNLYSALDHYLEDNWKRPCYQCIVSENKRRFTCGRCIEVEGLCKKCGYLFAIEFSLLCRGNIRVIIDMIKTYLKYI; this is translated from the coding sequence GTGAAACATTTGAAGGTAAAATCCTTTTTAAGCTTAGCCATTTTTGGCATAAAAACTATACTTTTCAAGATGGAAAAACCCATTTTAGGCGGCATAATTCTTACAGATTATTGTAATTTAAACTGTAAACGCTGTGCTGTCAATAACATAAACAAAATTATATATTCCTACAGGGACATACTAGAAGAAATGAATAACCTCTATAATGAGGGTATTAGGATACTCCTTTTTTATGGTGGTGAAACTTTAATCTGGGAGGATCATAATAAGACAATACATGATCTTATTAAAGAAGCAAAACAAATAGGTTTTTTAATTGTAAATATTGTAACTAATGGTACTATAGATCTGGACATTCCCTATGCTGATACAATATTTCTAAGTCTTGATGGAATTAAAGAAAGTCATAATTTTATAAGAGGTAATACCTTTGACACCATTTTACATAATGTCTCTAAAGCCACCTCTTCTAATATTTGTGTTTACATGGCTGTGAACAATGTGAACTACAAGGATATTGAACCCTTATGTAAATTAGTGAAGAAAACCCCAAATTTAAAATCCATATCCTTTAATTTTCACACCCCTTACAAGGGTACGGAATGGCTTTGCCTCACTAATCATCAAAAAGTGAAGGCTGTAAATTCAATCAAATCTATGATTAAAGAAGGCTACCCTGTATTCAATCTTTACTCTGCCCTGGATCATTACCTTGAAGATAACTGGAAAAGACCCTGTTATCAATGCATAGTTTCTGAAAATAAAAGAAGATTTACCTGCGGCAGATGTATAGAAGTTGAAGGCCTTTGTAAAAAATGCGGTTATCTTTTCGCCATTGAATTTTCTCTTCTTTGCAGGGGAAATATTAGAGTTATTATTGATATGATAAAAACTTATTTAAAATATATTTAG
- a CDS encoding radical SAM protein codes for MITNLLRFLFTRSLRPFIFNNENKYGFNTDVPGVGIYVHIPFCTTLCPFCPYNKIKYDETLASSYKDALIREIHMVSTLNNKKNGITSVYFGGGSPALMLNELSDILTALKNNFYIKSNIGIELHPKDINKESLMKLKNVGFDMVSIGIQSFEEKCLKVLGREYINGAEKVKIAVASGFTTIDVDLMFGIKGQTKEDLKSDFYCI; via the coding sequence ATGATTACGAATTTATTGAGATTTCTTTTTACAAGATCCTTAAGACCTTTTATTTTTAATAACGAAAATAAATATGGGTTCAATACAGATGTCCCGGGGGTCGGTATATATGTCCATATCCCCTTTTGCACTACTCTTTGTCCCTTTTGTCCTTATAACAAAATAAAATATGATGAGACTCTGGCTTCTTCCTACAAGGATGCTTTAATAAGAGAAATTCATATGGTAAGTACTTTAAATAACAAAAAGAATGGGATAACCAGTGTATATTTTGGTGGTGGTTCACCGGCACTTATGCTTAATGAACTTTCTGATATTTTAACTGCACTTAAAAATAATTTTTACATAAAATCCAATATAGGTATAGAACTTCACCCAAAGGATATTAATAAAGAAAGTCTTATGAAACTTAAAAATGTTGGTTTTGACATGGTTAGCATAGGTATCCAGTCCTTTGAAGAAAAATGCTTAAAAGTTTTAGGAAGAGAGTACATAAACGGTGCTGAAAAAGTAAAAATAGCAGTTGCTTCAGGATTCACCACCATCGATGTGGATCTCATGTTTGGCATAAAAGGGCAGACCAAGGAAGATTTAAAAAGTGATTTTTACTGCATTTAA
- a CDS encoding DNA alkylation repair protein produces the protein MNQKIRQKIFELSDEKYKEFHNKLSPTGSNIIGVRMPLLRKLAREIAKGDWREYLKTAESKYYEEIMLQGIVIGCVKVDVEERLQLIRGFIPKIDGWGICDSFCNGLKFIKSNKERVWNFIQPYLKSNHEFYVRFGVVVLLDFYIDETYINRVLDTLDEIKHPGYYVKMAVAWTVSICYIKFPEITMTYLKNNSLDDFTYNKSLQKITESLRIDNETKLVIKNMKRR, from the coding sequence TTGAATCAAAAAATACGACAAAAAATTTTTGAATTGTCAGATGAAAAATATAAAGAGTTCCATAACAAACTATCTCCCACTGGTTCCAATATAATTGGAGTTAGAATGCCTCTCCTAAGAAAACTTGCTAGGGAAATAGCAAAGGGAGATTGGAGAGAATATCTAAAAACAGCTGAAAGTAAATACTATGAGGAAATAATGCTTCAGGGAATAGTGATAGGCTGTGTAAAAGTTGATGTAGAGGAGAGACTTCAACTTATTAGGGGATTTATTCCTAAGATTGATGGATGGGGTATTTGTGATAGTTTTTGTAATGGACTTAAATTTATAAAATCAAATAAAGAAAGGGTGTGGAATTTCATACAGCCTTACTTAAAATCAAATCACGAATTTTATGTTCGTTTTGGAGTGGTGGTTTTACTGGATTTCTATATAGATGAAACATATATAAATAGGGTGCTTGATACCTTAGATGAAATAAAACACCCTGGCTATTATGTAAAAATGGCAGTTGCCTGGACAGTATCAATTTGCTATATAAAATTTCCTGAAATTACAATGACATATTTAAAAAACAATTCTTTAGATGACTTTACATATAATAAATCACTTCAGAAAATAACAGAATCTCTTAGAATTGATAATGAGACAAAGTTGGTTATTAAAAATATGAAACGCAGATAA
- a CDS encoding DNA adenine methylase, translating into MKYDKLVEPVVKWAGGKRQLLPELKKYIPKNISTYYEPFLGGAAVLFDIQPKKAVVSDINEELINLYMAIRDNVDELIEDLKEHKNTPDYFYKIRGLDRETSIYSKLTKVERASRIHYLNKTCYNGLFRVNMAGQFNSPFGNYKNPNITNEITIRAVSKYLNEANIKLKCCDYEETLKSIRKGAFIYFDPPYDPVSNSSNFTGYAKEGFNRDEQWRLRSVCDKLNSKGIKFLLSNSSTDFILDLYKDYNIKIIQAKRFINSNGNKRGEINEVLVRNYE; encoded by the coding sequence TTGAAATACGATAAGTTAGTTGAACCTGTTGTTAAATGGGCTGGTGGTAAAAGGCAACTATTGCCTGAGTTAAAAAAATATATTCCTAAAAATATATCAACTTATTATGAACCCTTTCTTGGCGGAGCAGCAGTCTTATTTGATATTCAACCTAAGAAAGCAGTTGTAAGTGATATAAATGAAGAGCTGATTAATTTATATATGGCTATAAGAGATAACGTTGATGAGTTAATTGAGGATTTAAAAGAACATAAAAACACGCCAGACTATTTTTATAAAATTAGAGGATTAGATAGAGAGACAAGTATTTATTCGAAACTCACAAAAGTAGAAAGAGCTTCAAGAATTCATTATTTAAATAAGACCTGTTATAATGGATTATTTAGGGTTAATATGGCAGGACAATTCAATTCTCCATTTGGAAATTATAAAAATCCTAATATAACTAATGAAATAACTATAAGAGCTGTTAGTAAGTACCTAAATGAAGCCAATATTAAATTAAAGTGTTGTGATTATGAAGAAACTCTCAAATCTATTAGAAAAGGAGCTTTTATATATTTCGACCCTCCATATGATCCTGTATCAAATAGTTCGAATTTCACTGGTTATGCTAAAGAAGGATTCAATAGAGATGAACAATGGAGACTAAGAAGTGTATGTGATAAATTAAATTCCAAGGGAATTAAGTTTCTACTGTCTAATTCTTCAACAGATTTTATTTTAGATTTATATAAAGATTATAATATTAAAATAATACAGGCAAAACGCTTTATTAATTCTAATGGAAATAAGAGAGGAGAGATTAATGAGGTTTTGGTGAGGAATTATGAATAA
- a CDS encoding MBL fold metallo-hydrolase, translated as MKLKVLVDNNTYIDEYYYGEPSVCYYIEDEDTRLLFDVGYSDIFLKNSTALGVDLKNIDTIVISHRHDDHTGGLKYYFQQNYRNNISIIAHTDAFKEKTVESFRICSPMLKKELKKKCNLILSKKPKKVSKNITFLGEMPRTNNFENTKPIGKQSFGEISIDDYSMDDTALVYKGEKGIYIITGCSYSGICNIAEYAKKVCGDNRMFGIIGGLHLFEVNSQAVRTIEYLKKNNIKELYPCHCTSFQVKAEMYKSLPIGEVGVGMEINWQ; from the coding sequence ATGAAATTAAAGGTTTTAGTAGATAACAATACATATATAGATGAATATTATTATGGGGAACCTTCCGTGTGTTATTATATTGAAGATGAAGATACCAGACTCTTATTTGATGTGGGATATTCAGATATATTTTTGAAAAATTCAACTGCTTTAGGTGTGGATTTAAAAAATATAGATACAATTGTCATTTCACATAGACATGATGATCATACAGGGGGATTGAAGTATTATTTTCAGCAAAATTATAGAAATAATATTTCCATAATTGCACACACTGATGCCTTTAAAGAAAAAACAGTAGAAAGTTTTAGAATTTGTTCTCCTATGCTAAAAAAAGAGTTAAAGAAAAAGTGTAATTTAATTCTTTCAAAAAAACCTAAAAAAGTAAGCAAAAATATAACTTTTTTAGGTGAAATGCCAAGAACGAATAATTTTGAAAATACAAAACCCATTGGTAAACAGTCTTTTGGCGAGATTTCAATTGATGACTATTCGATGGATGATACCGCACTTGTGTATAAAGGTGAAAAGGGGATTTATATTATCACAGGATGCTCCTACAGCGGCATATGCAATATAGCAGAATATGCTAAAAAGGTTTGCGGTGATAACAGGATGTTTGGAATTATAGGAGGGCTACATTTATTTGAGGTGAATTCTCAAGCTGTTAGAACCATTGAGTATTTAAAGAAAAATAATATAAAAGAATTATATCCTTGTCACTGTACTTCTTTTCAGGTTAAAGCAGAAATGTATAAATCCTTACCTATAGGGGAAGTGGGTGTTGGTATGGAAATAAATTGGCAATAA
- a CDS encoding ABC transporter ATP-binding protein: MIKAFGACTLSNIVLMLPIALLYYLVRDLMNNNIDGKYTVFYVIGSIVCLLLIFITTYLQYNATFFATYVESGVRRISLAEKLRKLPLSFFGKKDLSDLTSTIMADCSLLETASSHWIPELIGSIISTFIIAVSLFFFDWRMAIAAFWVLPVSFIIVLFSSKVQYTLGKKQMKVKMDCADGIQECLESVRDLKSNNAETAYMRGLDVKIKNVEKRALITELGTAAFVASSQMVLKLGIATVALAGGIFLVDGSLDVLTFFMFLLLVSRLYDPMQMSLQNLAAIISSNIQCERMDEILGHEVQTGLERLTNKGCDIVFDHVAFAYNNNETVLRDVSFTARQGEVTALIGPSGGGKTTVSRLAARFWDISKGRITVGGMDISKIDPEALMYLYSIVFQDVTLFNNSIIENIRIGRKNASDEEVIQAARLAHCDEFAEKLPEGWNTMIGENGSELSGGERQRISIARAFLKDAPIILLDEATASLDVENETMIQESLSRLIQNKTVLIIAHRMRTVAGADKIVVLKDGVVAEQGTHDKLVKKGGIYKHMTEMQLEAASWRF, translated from the coding sequence ATGATAAAAGCATTTGGTGCATGTACGTTATCCAATATTGTGCTGATGCTGCCCATAGCACTTCTTTATTATCTAGTTCGTGATTTAATGAATAACAACATTGATGGAAAATATACTGTGTTTTATGTAATAGGAAGTATAGTATGTCTTCTGCTGATATTTATTACAACATATCTTCAGTATAACGCAACCTTTTTTGCAACCTATGTAGAGAGCGGAGTGAGACGTATATCACTTGCTGAAAAATTACGAAAACTTCCTCTTTCCTTCTTTGGAAAAAAGGACTTATCGGATTTGACAAGCACTATTATGGCAGACTGCTCTTTATTAGAAACAGCATCATCACATTGGATACCAGAACTTATTGGTTCTATTATTTCAACCTTTATCATTGCTGTGAGCTTATTTTTCTTTGATTGGCGTATGGCAATTGCAGCATTTTGGGTACTGCCCGTTTCTTTTATCATTGTCTTGTTTTCATCAAAAGTGCAGTATACACTAGGAAAAAAACAGATGAAAGTGAAAATGGACTGTGCAGATGGAATCCAGGAGTGTCTGGAATCTGTAAGGGATTTAAAATCAAACAATGCAGAAACAGCTTATATGCGGGGATTGGATGTAAAAATTAAGAATGTTGAAAAACGTGCACTTATTACAGAACTTGGAACTGCTGCTTTTGTTGCATCTTCACAGATGGTTTTAAAGCTTGGAATTGCAACAGTTGCATTAGCTGGGGGAATATTTCTTGTAGATGGAAGTTTGGATGTTTTGACTTTCTTTATGTTTTTACTTTTGGTATCAAGATTATATGACCCTATGCAGATGTCATTACAGAATCTGGCAGCTATTATTTCAAGCAATATTCAGTGCGAACGTATGGATGAAATTCTTGGACATGAGGTACAAACAGGCTTGGAACGACTTACAAACAAAGGTTGTGATATTGTATTTGACCATGTGGCATTTGCTTATAATAATAATGAAACAGTGTTAAGGGATGTATCATTTACTGCCAGGCAAGGAGAAGTTACCGCACTGATTGGTCCATCTGGTGGTGGAAAGACTACCGTATCTAGGTTGGCGGCGCGATTCTGGGATATTAGTAAAGGACGAATTACTGTGGGTGGTATGGATATTTCAAAAATTGACCCGGAGGCTTTAATGTATCTATATTCCATTGTTTTTCAGGATGTTACTTTATTTAATAATTCTATTATAGAAAATATACGTATTGGACGCAAAAATGCATCAGATGAAGAAGTTATACAGGCTGCAAGGCTTGCACATTGTGATGAATTTGCAGAAAAATTACCTGAAGGATGGAATACTATGATTGGTGAAAATGGTTCTGAACTCTCTGGTGGTGAACGCCAAAGAATATCTATTGCCAGGGCATTTCTGAAAGATGCACCTATTATATTGTTGGACGAGGCAACTGCTTCACTAGATGTTGAAAATGAAACCATGATACAGGAGTCATTATCTAGGCTTATTCAAAATAAAACGGTACTTATTATTGCACATAGAATGAGAACAGTAGCGGGAGCTGATAAAATTGTAGTGTTAAAGGACGGCGTTGTGGCCGAGCAAGGCACTCATGATAAATTAGTTAAAAAAGGGGGAATATATAAGCACATGACTGAAATGCAGTTAGAAGCTGCTTCCTGGAGATTTTAA
- a CDS encoding ABC transporter ATP-binding protein encodes MKKKSNMSKLFGYAGSFKYLTIASWVLSAVSAFVALVPFVYIWEIIKEVLKVAPDFSAADNLTHYGVMAVIFSVLSMLIYIVALMSSHIAAFRVQANIRSQAMHHIITLPLGFMDGVGSGKIRKIVDESSAATETYLAHQLPDRAGALATPVGLLAMLLVFDWRLGLLSLIPIVIAFCIMSVMTGSRMQQKMKEYQNSLEQMSNEAVEYVRGIPVVKTFGQSVFSFKRFKTSIDNYEKWVISYTKDLRLPMMFYTTAINAVFAVLIAAALFFTSNGVTSEFLLNLLFYIIITPIITVTLNKIMYSSENMMIVEDALERIDSVMAMKPLQENAVPEHPKDNSVSLHGVSFRYKDAKENALNNISLKIDPGEHVAFVGPSGGGKTTLASIIARFWDVDSGEVAIGGVNVKDISKEELMNTVSFVFQESRLLKTSILENVRLAKPNATREEVLKALKDARCEDIIEKLTDGMDTIIGTNGNYLSGGEGQRVSIARAMLKNAPILILDEATAFADPDNESKVQAAFSTLSKGKTVLMIAHRLSTVTGADRIYVIEDGKICESGNHHELTQQAGLYTHMWNEYNSAAKWKVGVQSEVN; translated from the coding sequence ATGAAAAAAAAATCAAATATGTCAAAACTATTTGGATATGCAGGAAGCTTTAAATATCTAACAATAGCTTCTTGGGTATTATCTGCTGTAAGTGCTTTTGTGGCATTGGTACCATTTGTGTATATATGGGAAATTATTAAAGAAGTTTTGAAAGTTGCACCAGATTTCAGTGCAGCGGATAATTTGACACATTATGGTGTGATGGCAGTAATTTTTTCTGTTTTATCAATGCTTATTTATATAGTAGCTTTAATGAGTTCGCATATTGCTGCATTCCGTGTTCAGGCTAATATAAGATCACAAGCTATGCATCATATTATTACATTGCCTTTAGGTTTTATGGATGGCGTTGGAAGTGGAAAAATCAGAAAAATTGTAGATGAATCAAGTGCAGCTACAGAAACTTATTTGGCCCACCAATTGCCTGATCGGGCAGGCGCCTTAGCAACACCTGTTGGCTTGCTTGCTATGCTTTTGGTATTTGACTGGCGTTTAGGACTTCTAAGTTTAATACCCATTGTAATTGCTTTTTGCATTATGTCAGTAATGACTGGAAGCAGGATGCAGCAGAAAATGAAAGAATATCAGAACTCATTAGAACAGATGTCAAATGAAGCAGTAGAATATGTACGTGGTATACCAGTGGTAAAAACCTTTGGTCAGTCTGTTTTTTCCTTTAAGCGATTTAAAACATCTATTGATAACTATGAAAAATGGGTAATTTCTTATACGAAAGATTTACGCCTGCCAATGATGTTTTATACTACAGCAATTAATGCCGTTTTCGCAGTGTTAATAGCGGCAGCTTTATTTTTTACATCCAATGGGGTTACCAGTGAGTTTTTATTAAACCTTTTATTTTATATTATTATTACACCTATTATAACGGTTACCTTAAATAAAATTATGTATTCTAGTGAAAATATGATGATTGTGGAGGATGCATTAGAGAGGATTGATAGTGTAATGGCTATGAAGCCACTGCAGGAAAATGCGGTACCTGAGCATCCAAAGGATAACTCAGTATCACTTCATGGTGTATCATTTCGTTATAAAGATGCTAAGGAAAATGCATTAAATAATATTTCATTGAAAATTGACCCAGGTGAACATGTGGCTTTTGTGGGACCATCTGGCGGCGGTAAAACAACTTTGGCCAGTATTATAGCTCGCTTTTGGGATGTAGATAGTGGTGAAGTTGCAATAGGCGGAGTAAACGTAAAAGATATTTCAAAAGAAGAACTGATGAATACAGTTTCTTTTGTATTTCAGGAGAGCAGACTTTTAAAAACTTCAATTTTGGAAAATGTGCGCCTTGCAAAACCAAATGCAACGAGAGAAGAAGTATTAAAAGCACTAAAGGATGCTCGGTGTGAGGATATTATAGAAAAACTGACAGATGGTATGGATACCATAATTGGCACAAATGGAAATTACCTTTCTGGTGGTGAAGGACAGCGTGTTTCCATTGCAAGAGCAATGCTTAAAAATGCCCCAATACTTATATTGGATGAAGCAACTGCATTTGCTGATCCCGATAATGAATCAAAGGTACAGGCTGCATTTTCAACTTTGTCAAAAGGAAAAACAGTACTCATGATAGCACATAGATTATCCACTGTAACAGGAGCAGATCGTATATATGTTATAGAGGATGGGAAAATATGTGAATCTGGCAACCATCATGAATTGACACAACAAGCAGGATTGTATACACATATGTGGAATGAGTATAACAGTGCTGCAAAATGGAAGGTAGGTGTTCAAAGTGAAGTTAATTGA
- a CDS encoding helix-turn-helix domain-containing protein — MRATHRDKQLYGNQVDIIRRDDDCTIYRINNSKGYVVMTSYSVFPGIELIYNDVHTQWVSVDIDPPKNILEINHCREGIIECESKKGDYLYLSKGNLAINFKNSTSNSSNFPLNHFHGITVAVDFDKIHGYLSCILEEVSVNLSGLKSKFCENSREFLVIRENQSIEHIFSELYAVSEKIRKGYYKVKVLELLLFLSSLEQEELKQSKKYYSKRQVNIIKEIKKYLTIRLSEKITLDQLSIQFKIPLTTMKLIFKEVYGKSIYSFIRTYKMQKAAELLKNTDKEINEIAASLGYDNASKFSEAFKKVIGVNPSVYRKNV, encoded by the coding sequence ATGCGTGCAACACACAGAGATAAGCAATTATATGGCAATCAGGTGGATATTATTAGAAGAGATGATGATTGTACGATTTATAGGATTAATAATTCAAAAGGCTATGTTGTTATGACAAGCTATTCAGTGTTTCCAGGTATTGAATTGATATATAATGATGTTCATACACAATGGGTAAGCGTCGATATAGATCCCCCAAAAAATATTTTGGAAATCAATCATTGCAGAGAAGGTATAATTGAATGTGAAAGTAAAAAGGGGGATTATCTTTACCTTTCCAAAGGAAATCTTGCCATAAATTTCAAGAACAGCACAAGTAATAGTTCTAATTTTCCGTTAAATCATTTCCATGGAATTACTGTAGCTGTGGATTTTGATAAAATTCATGGGTATCTATCCTGTATTCTAGAGGAAGTTTCGGTTAATCTATCGGGATTAAAAAGTAAGTTTTGTGAAAATAGTAGGGAGTTCTTAGTAATAAGAGAAAATCAGAGTATTGAGCATATTTTCTCAGAATTATATGCAGTATCTGAAAAAATAAGAAAAGGGTATTATAAAGTAAAAGTTTTAGAATTACTTCTTTTTTTAAGCAGTCTAGAACAGGAAGAATTAAAACAGAGTAAAAAATATTATTCGAAGAGACAGGTTAATATTATAAAAGAAATAAAGAAATATTTAACAATACGTCTTTCTGAAAAAATTACTTTAGATCAATTGTCAATACAATTTAAGATCCCTCTTACAACAATGAAACTTATATTTAAAGAAGTATATGGAAAAAGCATTTATTCTTTCATAAGAACATATAAAATGCAGAAGGCAGCAGAACTTTTAAAAAATACCGACAAAGAGATTAATGAGATTGCAGCGAGCCTTGGATATGATAATGCAAGTAAATTCTCAGAGGCATTTAAAAAGGTAATAGGTGTAAATCCAAGCGTATATCGAAAAAATGTCTAA